A window of Acetomicrobium sp. S15 = DSM 107314 contains these coding sequences:
- the rpe gene encoding ribulose-phosphate 3-epimerase, with amino-acid sequence MAGEIFLRRDSCPLLAPSLLSADPLNLAKAIEAMEGEYDWLHVDVMDGHFVPNLSYGPALVKALKRSFAQDVIDVHLMVESPESFIEPFLEAGSDIISIHVEATPHVHRVLQRIKAEGLKAGVALNPGTPVEWLRPVLHLVDLILVMSVNPGFGGQRFLPEVLPKLHRLCQWRAVDELSFLIEMDGGLGLDNVETVVRAGCDVMVAGNAVFSSSEPAVAIREMRRLAERVVHCGSS; translated from the coding sequence ATGGCAGGAGAGATATTTTTGAGGCGTGATAGCTGTCCACTCCTCGCTCCCTCGCTTCTCTCTGCGGATCCGCTCAACTTGGCCAAGGCCATAGAGGCCATGGAGGGCGAGTATGACTGGCTCCATGTGGACGTGATGGACGGTCACTTTGTGCCGAATCTCTCGTACGGACCAGCGCTGGTCAAGGCCTTGAAGCGGTCTTTTGCGCAAGACGTAATAGACGTGCATCTCATGGTTGAGTCACCCGAATCTTTTATAGAGCCCTTCTTGGAAGCCGGCTCAGACATCATCTCTATACACGTGGAGGCTACGCCTCACGTCCATCGCGTCCTTCAACGCATAAAGGCAGAGGGCCTCAAGGCTGGGGTTGCCTTGAATCCCGGCACGCCGGTGGAGTGGCTTCGTCCTGTGCTGCATCTGGTGGACCTCATCCTCGTGATGTCGGTGAACCCCGGCTTTGGAGGCCAGAGGTTTCTGCCAGAAGTGCTGCCTAAGCTTCACAGGCTGTGTCAGTGGAGGGCCGTCGATGAGCTTTCCTTCTTGATAGAGATGGACGGTGGTTTGGGGTTGGACAACGTGGAGACGGTAGTCCGGGCAGGCTGCGATGTAATGGTGGCCGGTAACGCCGTGTTTTCCTCCTCTGAGCCAGCCGTGGCGATCAGGGAGATGCGCCGTTTGGCTGAAAGGGTGGTGCACTGTGGATCGTCGTGA
- a CDS encoding PASTA domain-containing protein, protein MGRIVNLSLLIILLVLVGSGLASFYAIFIGGRNVEVPSLEGRSVAEALDEIQRLGLLSRVDEIDSSLPKGAVISQWPEAGAEVRKGKVVLLKVSKGGKQVPVPDVRNLDYERASQQLREAGFVVGDVLRIRDNKAPAGTVIAQSPAAPALVPENARVSLLVSSGSAGGSASTATVPDVRGKGEDEAREILRSVGLRVGGVSYVYNAMTAPGIVMEMRPAPGTTIPANGAVSLIVATDRKPQTQEVASSPKPVIPGQAPQVKVDSKEADLAPKPSPEPRPEQKPEQKPEQKPQEEAGKIAKIRYVVPPLSKPLTLKMEMVDARGTRTLLDREVKGGEYITLDTLYAKEAVVTIYLGGEFVWQERYF, encoded by the coding sequence ATGGGGCGAATAGTCAACTTGTCATTGTTAATCATCCTCCTTGTCCTCGTCGGTTCCGGTTTAGCTTCGTTTTATGCGATCTTTATCGGCGGTAGGAACGTGGAGGTGCCCTCCTTAGAGGGACGTTCTGTGGCGGAAGCCTTAGATGAGATTCAGAGGCTTGGCCTTCTTTCTCGCGTTGACGAGATCGACTCCTCGCTTCCAAAGGGGGCAGTGATATCACAATGGCCGGAGGCCGGAGCTGAAGTGCGCAAGGGGAAAGTCGTCCTTCTCAAGGTCAGCAAGGGGGGCAAGCAGGTTCCTGTGCCTGATGTGCGCAACCTCGATTACGAAAGGGCGTCGCAACAGCTCAGGGAGGCTGGCTTTGTGGTGGGCGATGTGCTTAGGATAAGAGACAACAAGGCTCCAGCCGGCACGGTGATTGCTCAAAGCCCTGCGGCGCCGGCTTTGGTGCCGGAAAATGCCAGAGTAAGCCTTTTGGTGAGCTCCGGCTCGGCGGGGGGTAGCGCATCTACGGCCACGGTGCCTGATGTGAGGGGCAAAGGAGAAGACGAAGCGCGCGAGATATTGCGCAGCGTGGGCCTTAGGGTCGGCGGCGTATCTTATGTATATAATGCTATGACCGCTCCTGGCATCGTTATGGAGATGCGTCCCGCGCCGGGAACTACCATTCCTGCAAATGGCGCAGTGTCGTTGATTGTGGCCACAGACCGCAAGCCTCAGACTCAGGAGGTTGCATCTTCGCCCAAGCCCGTCATACCCGGCCAGGCTCCTCAAGTCAAAGTCGATTCCAAGGAGGCGGATTTGGCGCCGAAACCGTCGCCCGAACCCAGGCCAGAGCAAAAGCCAGAGCAAAAGCCTGAGCAAAAGCCTCAGGAAGAAGCCGGTAAGATTGCCAAAATTCGCTATGTGGTACCTCCGCTTTCCAAGCCGTTGACCTTGAAGATGGAGATGGTCGACGCGCGTGGAACCCGAACCTTGCTGGATAGGGAGGTAAAGGGAGGAGAGTATATAACGTTGGATACTCTTTACGCTAAAGAAGCCGTGGTGACGATCTACCTGGGAGGCGAGTTCGTATGGCAGGAGAGATATTTTTGA